AAAAATGTGCCAAAGACTCAAGATCAAGCCAAGGCAGCCCCTAGAAAGCCGAGAAAGCCTGAAAATCAATCAATGGAGATGAACAATCAGATACCCAGAAAAGATTTTACACCATGTACCATCTCTAAACATGCGACCCAAACTATATTGCATGATTCAAATGATCAGAAAAAGAATCAGATAAAGAAGGAGCAGCCAACCAGGAAGGCGCCAGTAGCTAATGCAGTTGTAAGTATCCTTATGCTTCATCTATATAATACAGCTAAAAGGAATTACTTCACTTTGGTATATCAGTTTTGTACTCTTGACATATGTCTATGTTTTGTTTTTTTAGAATTGTATTAGTTTTTTGCTTCTCTTGCTTAGCTTGTTTGCTGCTGGTATGCTTGCCaccctttgtattttctttcttgttttaatTTGCTTTTTCTTCACCCAATTTAGGGGAAAAGAAAAAACTATACTTTGATGCAACAGTCAACCTGTGGAAGAAGGGAAACTTTTAGTATGAAAAAACTAATGCTGTTGATTCTCTATGCAGATTCAAAACTTAGAGCTCAAAGATGATGCCAAATGGATCGATCTTCCATgtgaaaataatgttttgattacAACCAACACTACATCTGCAGAACAACTCTGTGCAAAGGAGCAATCAGATGCCGCTAAAATTAAGATTGAAGGTACCCACTTCCTCAAACACTTTTGTCTTTATTACGCAATGGTCAAAATTTGATAATCAATTTAGTACTGTGAAAACACAGAGGTAAAcatatatgcataattatatgtgcatttgcatgaattgttgcATGTGATCCAATATTGAGATTCATTGATGATCTTAAATGGCTTAAATATCAGCCTCAAAAGAAAAGCATCTACTTGTTGAATTCATGTAATGGAAAGTATCCACTCTCCCtgttatcacatcatgcataatTGGTCTTTAGCCGAAAGGCCTAAAATGGCATATCTCCTTGCTATCACCTCGTGATATCCAAAAATACATGGCATTTAACCTAGTAATACCTCCATATATTTTCATGTACACATTAAGACATTTACATAACTTGACATTTCTTAAATTGTAGAAAAATCCGGTAATGGCCAGAGTCATCTTTGTGAAGTTACATCCCTGACCACCCAACATAAAGGGCGAGAGAAACAGAGAGAAGCAGAGAGGAAGCCCTTCAATGTCGGAGCCAATCTGAAAGCTTTTCTTTTGAGCAGTTCATCATTCTTCAATCATGCGGAGGAGCTATTTGACCTCAATGTGAATCAGCCTATAATTTTACAAACATATGACTTCAAGACTTTTGATCCAAGGCTCTCTTTGGACTGCGCAAATGAACTCATGGAAATTAGAAGCCTTCAAGATTCACAAACAGTCCATCCTCTCTTACTCACCTGCAGGGGAAATGTTTCAAGAATCTGCATCTCCCTGGACAAGCTCGTGGAGGAAGTTTGTGATGGGATTGAGAATTTGAGAAGCTATAGTGAGCTTTCTGGTGAAAACCTTCTTGCAGATAATCTCCAAACAATATTGGAGAGAGATATGGGGCGCAAGGGAGTGGGGAGTGGCATCTGGAGTCTGGGTTGGAGGAGTGGATTTTCAGTGGATGATGCTGAGCGAATTGTGGTTGACATAGAAAAGCTAGTTTTAAGTGCCTTGATCGAGGAGTTTCTTGCAGATGGAATGGCTAGTTTTAACTGGTTTGATTGATGAGGTCTTGCAGATTCTTTGCTCTACCATTTTCTTCCTGAATCTGGCTTGTTTGGGCATGCCGGTTTGCTATTTGCTGTAAATATATCTGCTTTGGTTTTGGTTGGCCTAGGGGTCAAGTTTTTGTTGACCATGTTCAAGATTAAGTCACTCATTAGCTTGATGAGTATTTGCTAACTATGAAATTAAATCGCAAATATGTGGAATTCTCACTGTTATTAAGTCATAAATACATTTAGGTCATTTTGGACACAAAACAGTAAGAGCTCTAATTTTGAAGTTGCCTATGCCTATGGGATAGGGCCTAATCAGTTATATAGCATACTAGGAAGTGTTGCCATGGAAGAAGAATGTGAGCACAGTTAAAGGCATGCTCagcaaaaactaaaaattgaaagtTTTAATTCATCAAGtattttctctgtttttttttcaGACTAAACTCAAGGTCACATCTGTGTTGTTACGTATAAATGTGCTCACAAGCCAAATGCTGAAGATTAACAGATTGATGAAAATTTTGAGGGGAAAAACCAAAAACATTCTTTTCAGCGAATGTTGAGTTGGCCCTTTTTCTATTAGCTACATCATCATGAGCAGTGAGAATCAAAACAAAAGATGATGTGTAAAGTAAGATTTAGTTTGAACATTATAGCAGATCCTGTTTTGACAGGAGCTTTGCACTCAGATGCTTTTTTTGTTCTGTTCTGTTTTTCTAAATGGTCCAATATGTGGAAAGGAGAAGCTACGAATGGGACAGGGTGGGGTCTGCTGGCTGGAGGCGAAAGGTTTTTTGTGGGACAGTTCATGCTTCATCCCAACAAAATATCAATGGGTAATGAAGAAAATTTAACACTCTTTTTCAAAGCATAGCTGAAGCATCTTCAATAATTGAACCCTAAAGCCTCAAATGCTTGCAGACTAGCCCACCCAATTAGCAATCTCCATTCAAATGCCATGCCTTAATTAAGTTTCAGATGAGCAGGGGAGCTAATAGTGCCTCAATCCACGGGTTCTCTAATCACTAATGATGAAACCTATGATTCTGACAGCTGCTCAATATTTAGTATTCAATAATGCAGGTGTTCACGTTCTGACATTGCAAGTATACGAGGATGATCTCACATATGAAAGTGATGActatagaaatttaaaaaaaataataataatagtaagagtgAAGAATGGatagattttaaattatatttcttggGATTTTGCATTTCTGGGGATCTTGTTTTTGTCATACAATCTGAAATTAAAGATGATGTTGAATAATTTCAGGTGCTCTGTATCCATATAGTTCACAATTGTTTATGATAGTGTGAAGCTTCACTGATAAAGTCTgaagaagattaaaaaaaaaaaaattaaccagAATCTGCCATCGACATATATAGAACACATTTTAAAATGCTTTGCTGTTAATATTTTGATCATTCAGAAAAATATATCAAACCCAtgtagctctctctctctctctctctcatggtcGTGTGTATGATAGCAAGCTAATGGGGGTAAGCAGAGGGTCCCCTGTAGATGAGGAAAGTGAGGGTCTCAAAGGCAAAGTAGATAAAAGTTTCTGGTGAATGAGTGATAAAGCAACCGAAGTTGGAACCCACCACGCATTGCCATCCACGCCCATATACCTTGTCCAATTCCTGCAAATGTAGGTTTTGCCCAGAACCAGAAGAGTAAAAATCCAATAAGCATATGGTTACCATCCATCAAATTAGACTGGCCGCCTTGCGCAGCGGATAGACTCaacagacaaaaaaaaaattaacttcaagaaagagaaaggaaaattaaagaaattgtTTATATAGCAAGTACCTTCTTGATGTGCGCAGCTATGGAGATGAAGTCAGAAACATCATAGAGGTCAAGAGCTTGAGAAGCAGAAGCCATGGCTTGGATCTGCATCTTCACTGGCATGTCTGTTTCTCTTATCACAGCTTTTCCTtccaacatctctctctctctctctctctctctctctctctctctctgtgcaaGAAAAACAGTAGCTCAGACTAGCAGCTGGTAGTAACCTTCCTTTGGTTTCCTGATTCTACCCCCAACTCCACGCCAAGCACTCTCCAACAGTTGAGCCTTCAGAAAAGAAAACAGAGCATCCTCTAATAAAATTGCTCCAAAAGAATATGATTTGAAGCTGAAGTGGGAAAAAGCAAAacgaaagaaaagaaaggaagacGATGTTTTTGAGTTTGAACTTTGAACTTCCGAATTGTGGCTTACCTTACACGACAACTGATTAATACTGCCCCCACTTTGTGTGTTACAAAATTGGGGTTAGGGCTATATATACCTTTATATACATGAGCGTAGAgattttgtaataattattaaattgtcAATATAGATATATGTGAAGATTTTAATGGAAAGGTTTTACATGTCATGTTGGCACCATATCAATAATATATCATTCTTTAATTACAAAgtaattatatatatcatatgaaTGATGTGGTTTTTTCGTGGcataataattattttcaattttgatgACTTTATGAGAAAACATAATGATCTAACTAATATTCATATAATTCAATGCACCGTATCATGTCAAATATTGTTGTCTTTAAGTTAAGCACCGACCTACTTGATAATCATAGCTCCTGCTAGAGTAGGTTGCACTTCCAATGAAATGTTTCTcctttttaggtttttttttttctttttggaatttgTGTGTTTGAGAGGGGATGGTGAGAATTCAACCCTACTCAAATATAGTTTGAGATGAATCCTTTCCTTCCCTATCCCTTGTGAAGTGGTTAAAATTAAGCATGGTCTTGGGTGTTTACAAAAGTTTAGCTATAACTGATGTAAAATGAAAGAAGGAaacgataaatttaaaaacaagggaaaacaaagttgaattGAAAACTCTAATACTTCATTGATAAGAAAATGGTCATTAtataggcaccactaacatcatgctaaacaactcctaggtaccactaacatcatgctaaataACTTccaggcaccactaacatcatgctaccACTAAtatcatgctaaacaactcctaggcaccactaacatca
This window of the Malania oleifera isolate guangnan ecotype guangnan chromosome 6, ASM2987363v1, whole genome shotgun sequence genome carries:
- the LOC131158841 gene encoding dynein light chain 1, cytoplasmic-like, which gives rise to MLEGKAVIRETDMPVKMQIQAMASASQALDLYDVSDFISIAAHIKKELDKVYGRGWQCVVGSNFGCFITHSPETFIYFAFETLTFLIYRGPSAYPH